In Humulus lupulus chromosome 6, drHumLupu1.1, whole genome shotgun sequence, a single genomic region encodes these proteins:
- the LOC133786124 gene encoding subtilisin-like protease SBT5.3, which translates to MAPHCSSAVSSSLLSIFFIFILLQSPDVEAIKKPYIVYMGTHSHGLNPSSDDLERATNSHYNLLGSYLGSEEKAKDAIFYSYNKYINGFAAILDEAEAAEIQKHPDVVSIFLSKGVKLHTTRSWEFLRLEGNDEVVASQSIWTKARFGEDVIIGNLDGGVWPESKSFSEYEGIGPIPSKWRGSCQPVIDDKIHCNRKLIGAKYFNKGYLAYLKTVNASTLNKNFFTSRDDYNGHGTHTLSTAGGSFVPGANIFGNANGTAKGGSPKARVAAYKVCWTPINDIPCVDADIMAGFDEAISDGVDVLSISLGGQPQEFFEDAISIGGFHAIMKNIVVVVSAGNNGPDPETVSKVSPWLLTVAASTIDRDFNSYVTLGNKKQLKGSSLSSSCLPSKKFYPLISGSKAAKVDPLSAQKCLPKSLDPKKVKGKILICYVGDGSSPLEKGHQAFIAGAVGVVLINDILLNDNDPDPHLLPSSHLNGTQGKFVYEYLNSTRNPKAYITRAKTEVEVKPSPIMASFSSRGPNVIEPALLKPDVTAPGVNILAAFPEAFGPSDQLPFDKRRVPFNIMSGTSMSCPHVSGIVGLLKTLHPNWSPAIIHSAIMTTARIQDSNKGPLLDWNRKKATPFQYGSGHIQPNRAMDPGLVYDTTIDDYLNFLCAHGYDETMLKTFTKKPYKCPTSFNMANFNYPSIVITNLSSPSVIVTRIIKNVGAPGTYKAYVRAPIGVSIYVKPTSLTFGKIGEEKKFEIILKPKVAKKTENYVFGQLKWSDGKHYVRSPIVVKY; encoded by the exons ATGGCACCACATTGTAGTAGTGctgtttcttcttctcttctttcaatattttttattttcattttgctTCAATCACCGGACGTGGAAGCCATTAAAAAG CCATATATTGTGTACATGGGAACACATTCGCATGGTCTGAACCCTTCCTCAGATGATCTTGAAAGGGCCACAAATTCTCATTACAACCTTCTTGGATCATACTTAGGAAG TGAGGAAAAAGCCAAAGATGCCATCTTTTACtcgtataataaatatattaatggaTTTGCTGCAATTCTTGATGAGGCAGAAGCTGCAGAAATTCAAA AGCATCCAGATGTGGTATCAATTTTCTTGAGCAAAGGAGTGAAATTGCACACGACTCGTTCATGGGAATTTCTTAGATTGGAAGGAAATGACGAAGTCGTTGCTTCTCAATCTATTTGGACCAAAGCACGCTTTGGTGAAGATGTAATTATTGGAAATTTGGACGGTG GTGTTTGGCCTGAATCAAAAAGCTTTAGTGAGTACGAAGGGATTGGGCCTATTCCATCAAAGTGGCGTGGAAGTTGTCAACCAGTCATTGATGATAAAATCCATTGTAATAG GAAGCTGATAGGAGCAAAGTACTTTAATAAAGGTTATCTTGCATATCTAAAGACCGTCAACGCCTCTACACTCAACAAAAACTTTTTCACTAGTCGGGATGACTATAATGGGCATGGGACTCATACTCTTTCCACAGCTGGGGGAAGCTTTGTCCCTGGTGCAAATATATTTGGCAATGCAAACGGCACTGCAAAGGGTGGCTCTCCCAAAGCCCGCGTCGCCGCTTACAAAGTTTGTTGGACTCCAATCAATGACATACCGTGCGTTGATGCTGACATTATGGCAGGATTTGATGAGGCAATAAGTGATGGTGTTGACGTGCTTTCCATCTCTCTTGGTGGTCAACCTCAAGAATTTTTTGAGGACGCAATTTCAATTGGGGGTTTTCATGCTATTATGAAGAATATTGTTGTGGTTGTCTCAGCTGGCAACAATGGACCTGATCCTGAGACTGTGAGTAAAGTGTCACCGTGGTTATTAACTGTGGCAGCTAGTACAATCGACCGTGACTTCAATAGTTATGTAACTCTTGGAAACAAGAAGCAACTTAag GGATCAAGCCTTTCCTCAAGTTGCTTGCCATCTAAAAAATTTTATCCGTTGATCAGCGGGTCAAAAGCTGCTAAAGTAGATCCTTTATCTGC TCAAAAATGTTTGCCGAAAAGCCTTGATCCAAAGAAAGTGAAGGGGAAGATCTTGATTTGTTATGTTGGGGATGGAAGTTCACCCCTTGAAAAGGGTCACCAAGCTTTTATTGCGGGTGCTGTAGGAGTGGTTCTAATTAATGATATCTTGCTTAATGACAATGATCCCGATCCTCATCTTCTTCCTTCATCTCATCTCAATGGCACTCAAGGAAAATTTGTATACGAGTATCTCAACAGTACTAG AAACCCTAAAGCTTACATAACTCGGGCAAAAACTGAAGTAGAAGTAAAGCCATCCCCAATCATGGCTTCATTTTCATCCAGAGGACCTAATGTCATTGAGCCAGCTTTGCTCAAG CCGGATGTCACAGCACCAGGAGTGAATATTCTTGCAGCGTTTCCTGAAGCTTTCGGCCCAAGTGATCAACTACCATTTGATAAACGTCGGGTCCCATTTAACATAATGTCAGGAACTTCAATGTCATGTCCTCATGTTTCAGGGATTGTTGGTCTTCTCAAAACCCTTCACCCAAATTGGAGTCCTGCCATCATTCATTCGGCTATCATGACAACAG CTAGAATACAAGATAGCAACAAGGGACCACTGTTGGACTGGAATAGAAAAAAAGCAACACCTTTTCAATATGGTTCAGGCCATATCCAACCAAATCGAGCAATGGACCCTGGACTTGTCTATGACACAACTATTGATGATTATTTAAACTTTTTATGCGCTCACGGCTATGATGAAACAATGCTGAAAACATTTACCAAGAAGCCATATAAATGCCCCACCTCATTCAATatggccaacttcaactaccctTCGATTGTGATTACCAATCTTAGTTCACCGTCTGTGATAGTTactagaataattaagaatgttgGTGCTCCAGGCACTTACAAGGCATATGTAAGGGCCCCAATTGGAGTTTCTATTTATGTTAAACCTACCAGCTTGACTTTTGGCAAAATTGGTGAGGAAAAGAAGTTTGAGATTATTTTGAAGCCAAAGGTTGCCAAGAAGACTGAAAACTATGTGTTTGGACAACTTAAATGGTCAGATGGGAAACACTATGTCCGGAGTCCTATAGTAGTCAAGTACTAG